The following are encoded in a window of Anopheles gambiae chromosome X, idAnoGambNW_F1_1, whole genome shotgun sequence genomic DNA:
- the LOC1272120 gene encoding ubiquitin-conjugating enzyme E2-17 kDa: protein MALKRINKELQDLGRDPPAQCSAGPVGDDLFHWQATIMGPPDSPYQGGVFFLTIHFPTDYPFKPPKVAFTTRIYHPNINSNGSICLDILRSQWSPALTISKVLLSICSLLCDPNPDDPLVPEIARIYKTDREKYNELAREWTRKYAM from the exons ATGGCATTAAAAAGAATTAATAAG GAATTACAAGACTTGGGGAGAGACCCACCAGCACAATGTTCAGCCGGTCCAGTCGGCGATGACT TGTTCCACTGGCAGGCAACAATTATGGGCCCG CCAGACAGTCCGTACCAGGGAGGCGTATTCTTCTTAACAATACATTTCCCAACAGACTATCCATTCAAACCACCGAAAGTGGCTTTTACGACACGCATATATCATCcaaacatcaacagcaacgGGTCGATCTGTCTGGATATCTTAAGATCTCAATGGTCTCCCGCCCTGACAATATCAAAGG TGTTGCTGTCCATCTGCTCTCTGTTGTGTGATCCCAACCCCGACGACCCGCTGGTGCCGGAGATTGCCAGAATATATAAAACCGACCGGGAAAAATATAATGAACTTGCCCGGGAGTGGACACGAAAGTATGCTATGTGA